GCGGCTGTCCGGAGGGGCGGGGTTGACGACGATGGAAGTCGTCCTCGGGCGGTCGCTGGTCGTCCTCGTTCTTTCGTGGACCTTCCTGAAACGACGGGGCCTTTCCGCATTGGGAGAGGATCGGACGCTCCTCTTCGTCCGGGGCGTCGTCGGCTTCATCGCGCTCTCCTGCTTCTATTTCGCGCTCATCCACCTCCCCCTCGCCGACGCCACGGTCATCCAATACACGAACCCCGTTTGGACCGCGCTTCTGGCCGCGCTCCTCCTGGCCGAACCCATTGGGCGAAAGGAGGTGGCGCTCTCGCTCATCTCGCTGGGCGGCGTGGTCCTGATGGCCCGGCCGAGCTTCCTTTTCGGCGGGGGCGCCCCGGGTCTCCCGCCGGGTCCGGTGGCCGTCGGAGTCGTGGGCGCCTTGTTCAGCGGCCTCTCCTACGTGGCCGTTCGGCGGCTGGCGCGGAGCGACGCTCCCCTTGTTGTCGTCTACTGGTTCGCTCTGGTGAGCACCCTGGGCGCCATCCCCTTCGTGGTGCGGGACTTCACCCTTCCGGGCCCGCGCGCGCTCGCCCTCCTTGGCGCCGTCGGCGTCGCGACCTACCTGGGGCAGGTGCTCATCACCATGGGGCTCCGTGAAGAACGGGCAGGACGAGCGATGGGGGTCGCCTACCTCCAGGTCGTCTTCGCCGCCACCTGGGGCGCGATCGTCCTTCGGGAGTTCCCGGACCGGTGGACCTTCGGTGGCGCCGCGGTCATCCTCGGCTCCACCTGGCTCCTCGCCCGGATGCGATCCCCCACCCTCTAGTGAACGCCGTTACGCTACTGCTCCAACGGATGGGTTGACCAAAAGTTTCAGTTTGTTTACGCTGTTCACCATGGATAAAACACGGGATCGAATTCTCACCTGCGCGTGCGACCTCTACCTGGATGACGGGTTCGAGGGGTTTTCGATGCGGAAGCTCGCACGCAGCGTCGGGGTCACGGCACCTGCGCTCTACCGGCACTTCCTCGGAAAGGAGCAGGTCCTGCTCGAAGTCGTGGGTGAAGGGTACCGGACGCTGATCCAGTACCTCCACCCGGCGCTGGGCGGACGGACTCCGGAGGAGCGATTCAGCCTGGCGGGGGCGGGATACATGAACTTCGCCCTCGAGCACCCACGCTACTACGAGATCCTTTACTCCTACACGGAATTTCTCGGCCTCGAGGAGCTCCCGGAAGGGATCCGAAAGCTCGTAGCCGGAATCGACCAGTTCTGGCTCGATCGGGTTCGGGAGTGCATGGACGCGGGAATCTTGAAGCCGGACGATCCCGAGTTGGTCGGGCGAACGTTTTGGGCGGTCTCGCACGGCCTCGTCTCGATCTACCACAGGAAGATGCTTCGCCTCTCCGAAGAGGAATTTCGCGAGGCCTTCGCAGCGGCGATGAGACAGCTGATGACGGGCGTCGGGGTGGAGGAGGCTCCCTCGGCGGCATGAATCCACGCACCGGTCACTCCGTATGGGATCGGGGAGCCGGAAACCAGGGCGCGAGCCCGACACGACGAATGGACCAAGATCGCGGGGCACCGGATATGGCGACGGTAAGGATAGAAGTGGGGGGATGGGGGGTGGAGTCCCGACGGGCGGCCGGGTCGCTCCGGCGAATTTCGAGGCGAGGCGGCTTCGGGGCGCCGGCCGTGGTTCTTACGGCGGCGATCCTCCTTCTGCCGGGATCCATCCTCGGTCAGGGGGCGGAGGCGGGGCGCTCGTTGACCCTGGACGCGGCCGTGAACCTCGCGCTCGACGGAAACCGGGATGTCCGACGCGCTCGGCTCACTCTCGCCGAAGCGGAGGGCCGGGTTTCGGAGGCGTGGGGAAGCGTATTCCCGAGCATTGACCTCACGACCTCGTACAACCGGAATCTCACTCCGCCGGGATCGTTTCTCCCGGCCATTTTCGTGGACCCGGATGCAGCTCCGGATGAGCTCCGCTTCATCCAGTTCGGCGCGGACAACGTCTGGTCGAACCAGATCTACCTGGAGCAGACCCTCTTCGAGGCCCGTGCCTTCATCGGTGTGGGGGCGGCCGGACGTTACCAGGCCTTTCAGGAAGAGGGTGTGCGAGGGGTGATCCACGACGTCGTGACGCGGGTCAGGACCCTCTATTACGACCTCCTCCTCGCCCGCGAGCAAGCCCGGCTGATCGAGCGATCCGTTGAGCGGGTCGTGCAGTCCCTCGAGGAGACGCGGGCCCTCAATCGTGCCGGCCTCTCTTCGGACTACGATGTCCTGCGCCTCGAAGTGGAGCTGGCGAACCTCGAGCCCCAACTCCGTCGCGCCGAGAACGAATTCCGCCGGATGGAGCGAGAGCTCGTGACCGAGCTCGACCTCCCTCCGGGGACGACGCTAGAGGTCCAGGGCGCACTTGCCGAGATGAACCTCGACGATCTCGCGCTCAATTCGCCCGAGAACTTGCGGATCCTCGAGTTCGCCGGAGTGGAGCCACCTGCGACGGTGGATGACGCGGCGGCCGAAGCGCTCTACGAACGGGCACGTGTCGCGAATGCGCAGCTCCAGCAAGCGAGTCTGAACGAGGAGCTCCGGAACGCGGAGCTCCAGGTCGAGCGATCGGAGTATCTCCCTCGGCTTGCCCTTTTTGGGAGCTACGACATCCAGGCCCAGCAGAACGGAAGTCCCGACTTTTTCGGGGGTGCGGGGCAGCGCGGCTACGGGCGCAACATCGGACTTCGGCTGACGATTCCGATCTTCACCGGTTTCGAGCGGAGCGCGCGCGTGGAGCAACGGCGCGCCACGCTGGGCGCGGCCCAGGTCGAGACCGAGCTCGCCGAGGATCGGATTCGCGACGAAGTGCGGTCGCTCCTCGACGAGGTGGACGAAGCTCGGCTGCGGGCGCGGAGCCAGGCGCTGGCCGTGCGACAGGCCGAACGGGGCTTCGAGATCGCGAGCGCCCAGTACCGCGAGGGGCTCGGGAGCCAGCTGGAGTTGACCGACGCCGAGGTCGCGCTGCGGCAGAGCGAGTTCAACTACGCCCAGGCCGTGTTCGACTACCTGTCGGCGCGCGCGCGGTTGGATCGGACGGTAGGAGAGGTGCCCTTGCCCGCCGCCGGTTCTTGAGGCCGGAGGTGGGGCGGAGACCGGAAGAAACCACATAAGCGATGAGAGCTTCGAAATCCATGTTTAGACGCTGGAAGAAGGCCCAGAGCCCGGAACGGGCGGCGGGGATGCGTGCGGTCACGATTCTAGTGCTGGGGGCGGCGCTTTCGGCCTGCGGTGATGCGGAAGCGGGAAGCCAGGCGGGCGCGGACGCCTTCCAGCGCGTCGTGAATGTGGAGGTGCTCCCTATCGAGGCCCGCTCCTTCGAGGAGACGATCCGCATCGCCGGGACGGTGCAAGCGAACGTGGACGTCATGATTTCCGCGGAGGAGCCCGGTGTCGTGCGGGAGACTTTCGCGGAGAGGGGTGCCATCGTTCGGTCGGGAGATGCAATCCTCCAGGTGGACGACCGGATCCTCCGCTCTCAGGTCGCGGAGGCCGAGGCACGAGCCAATCTCGCCCGGGAAACGTGGGAGCGCCGGCGCCGTCTCTTCGAGGAGGACGGGGTGGGGTCGGAGCTCGCCTACCTCGAGGCGAGGTATCAAGCCGACCAGGCCGACGCGGTCCTGGCCTCCCTGCGGGAGCGCCTCGACCGGACGCTGATTCTCGCGCCGATCGCCGGAGTGTTGGAGGCACGGCCCGTAGAGGTAGGAACGATGGTGGGGATCGGCACCCCGGTCGCGCGCATCGTCCAGGTGGACCCCATCAAGGTTCTGGCCGGCGTGCCGGAACGCTTCGCCGGGCTCGTGGGGCCGGCCTCGCGCGCGACCGTGACCTTCGATGCCCTCGGGCCAGAGGTCCACGAGGCGCGCGTACGGTATATCGGCGCGACTGTGAACCCCAGCAACCGCACCTTCGAGGTCGAGCTCAGCATTCCGAATCAGGAACGATCCATCAAGCCCGAGATGGTGGCGAATGTCAACGTGGTCCTGCGGGAGCGCGAAGGCGCCATCGTCATTCCCCAGGAGTCGGTCGTGCGGGTCGAGGAGGGGTTCGTGGCCTTCGTCGTGAGGGATGAGGGAGAGGCCTCGATTGCCGAGGTTCGCCCAATCCGGCTCGGCGCGACCCAGAGGAACGAGGTCGTGGTCGAAGAGGGGCTCGCGGTGGGAGAGCGACTCATCGTTCTGGGACAGAACCAGGTGGCGAACGGTGACCATGTCCAGGTCGTGCGAACGCGCGAGACCACCGTAACGGGAGGTGGCTCATGACGGAGGGGCGCGAGGGATATGTGGGTCCGAACGACCCGTCGCGAGCCAACCTCGCCTACCTCGAGGGCGTGCGCGTGAAAATTCCGGAAGACGATCCGACTTTTCTCGCGCAGTACAAGGAGCTCAAGCTGACGTCGTTTGCGGTCGGGCACCGCACCATGGTCGTCATGCTTTTCCTCATCCTCTCCTTCGCGGGGCTCGTTTCTTATTCGACGATTCCCAAAGAAGCGGCCCCCGAAGTCACGATGCCGATGGTGGCGGTGAACACCATGTATCCGGGCGTGTCGCCCGCGGACATCGAGACGCTCGTGACCCGCCCTCTGGAAGAAGAGCTGAACACGATGTCCGACGTGGAGGAGATGATCTCCACTTCGGTCGAGGGCTACTCCTCCATCTCCGTCGAGTTCTCGGTCGGGACGGATCTGAATGAGGCCCTGCAGAAGGTCCGGGAGAAGGTGGATCTCGCGCGTCCGGACCTCCCCTCCGACGCGGAAGAGCCGAGCATCCTGGAGTTTAATTCGTCCGAATTCCCGATCATGCAGGTCAACATCGCCGGCGATTATGGGCTGGTGCGCCTCAAGGAGATCGGCGAGGACCTTCAGGACCGGATCGAGCAGATCCCCGAGGTACAGAGAGTGGACCTGCGGGGCGGGCTCGAACGCGAGGTCAAGGTGGAGGTCAACCTCATTCGCCTGAAGTACTACGGGCTCGCGATGAGCGACGTCGTGGACGCGATCCGCGACGAAAATGTGAACATCCCGGGTGGTTCAATCGAAGTCGGTCCGGTCAACTACCTCGTCCGCGTAGACGGGGAGTTCGTAGATCCCACCGTCATTCAAGATCTCGTCGTGGGGACCTTCGACAGCCGTCCCGTCTACGTGCGCGACGTCGCGGCGGTGGAATTCGGGTTCTCGGATCGCACCAGCCACGCCCGCCTGAACGGCAGCCCGGTGGTCACCCTGGACGTGATCAAGCGCGCCGGGGACAACATCATTGACGCCGCGGAGTCGGTGAAGGCGATTCTGGCGGAGCTTGAGCCGACCTTCCCGCCCGCGACACAGGTCTCCATCACCGGGGATCAGTCGCGTGACATCTACATGATGGTGAGCAGCCTCGAGAACAACATCATCTCCGGGCTGATCCTCATCCTCGCCGTCCTTCTCTTCTTCCTCGGCGTGAGGACGGCCGCCTTCGTGGCGGTCGCGATTCCGACCTCCATGCTGATTTCCTTCGTGATCCTGGGGCTTCTGGGGATCACGATGAACATGGTCGTGCTCTTTTCGCTGATCCTCGCGCTCGGCATGCTCGTGGACAACGCGATCGTCGTGGTGGAGAACATTTACCGGTACGTGGGCGAGGGGTG
The sequence above is drawn from the Gemmatimonadota bacterium genome and encodes:
- a CDS encoding TolC family protein, coding for MESRRAAGSLRRISRRGGFGAPAVVLTAAILLLPGSILGQGAEAGRSLTLDAAVNLALDGNRDVRRARLTLAEAEGRVSEAWGSVFPSIDLTTSYNRNLTPPGSFLPAIFVDPDAAPDELRFIQFGADNVWSNQIYLEQTLFEARAFIGVGAAGRYQAFQEEGVRGVIHDVVTRVRTLYYDLLLAREQARLIERSVERVVQSLEETRALNRAGLSSDYDVLRLEVELANLEPQLRRAENEFRRMERELVTELDLPPGTTLEVQGALAEMNLDDLALNSPENLRILEFAGVEPPATVDDAAAEALYERARVANAQLQQASLNEELRNAELQVERSEYLPRLALFGSYDIQAQQNGSPDFFGGAGQRGYGRNIGLRLTIPIFTGFERSARVEQRRATLGAAQVETELAEDRIRDEVRSLLDEVDEARLRARSQALAVRQAERGFEIASAQYREGLGSQLELTDAEVALRQSEFNYAQAVFDYLSARARLDRTVGEVPLPAAGS
- a CDS encoding TetR/AcrR family transcriptional regulator, whose amino-acid sequence is MDKTRDRILTCACDLYLDDGFEGFSMRKLARSVGVTAPALYRHFLGKEQVLLEVVGEGYRTLIQYLHPALGGRTPEERFSLAGAGYMNFALEHPRYYEILYSYTEFLGLEELPEGIRKLVAGIDQFWLDRVRECMDAGILKPDDPELVGRTFWAVSHGLVSIYHRKMLRLSEEEFREAFAAAMRQLMTGVGVEEAPSAA
- a CDS encoding DMT family transporter, with amino-acid sequence MRYVAAAAFFFSLMSLLVRLSGGAGLTTMEVVLGRSLVVLVLSWTFLKRRGLSALGEDRTLLFVRGVVGFIALSCFYFALIHLPLADATVIQYTNPVWTALLAALLLAEPIGRKEVALSLISLGGVVLMARPSFLFGGGAPGLPPGPVAVGVVGALFSGLSYVAVRRLARSDAPLVVVYWFALVSTLGAIPFVVRDFTLPGPRALALLGAVGVATYLGQVLITMGLREERAGRAMGVAYLQVVFAATWGAIVLREFPDRWTFGGAAVILGSTWLLARMRSPTL
- a CDS encoding efflux RND transporter periplasmic adaptor subunit; this translates as MFRRWKKAQSPERAAGMRAVTILVLGAALSACGDAEAGSQAGADAFQRVVNVEVLPIEARSFEETIRIAGTVQANVDVMISAEEPGVVRETFAERGAIVRSGDAILQVDDRILRSQVAEAEARANLARETWERRRRLFEEDGVGSELAYLEARYQADQADAVLASLRERLDRTLILAPIAGVLEARPVEVGTMVGIGTPVARIVQVDPIKVLAGVPERFAGLVGPASRATVTFDALGPEVHEARVRYIGATVNPSNRTFEVELSIPNQERSIKPEMVANVNVVLREREGAIVIPQESVVRVEEGFVAFVVRDEGEASIAEVRPIRLGATQRNEVVVEEGLAVGERLIVLGQNQVANGDHVQVVRTRETTVTGGGS